A stretch of Alkalibacter saccharofermentans DSM 14828 DNA encodes these proteins:
- a CDS encoding TIGR01906 family membrane protein, whose amino-acid sequence MRDKIIKILVVLLVPFVVLLTSLEIVVKSEGFFLEQYEINNVEQATGMEIQELMRVTGEIQDYLFGNRDDFNITGVINSVEGEIFNEREIVHMEDVRVLFDRGIILRNAGAVLLLFILAYGAFTGKKWLLKSLLYAAVSYFILLVLTAGLLFYDFNRYFNLFHEVFFSNDYWILDPRDSVLINMVPLNFFINIVKRILIISSGAMTAILLFYWIMLKKEVTNERRFNIGN is encoded by the coding sequence ATGAGAGATAAGATAATAAAAATATTGGTTGTGTTGCTGGTACCTTTCGTAGTGCTCTTAACCAGTCTTGAAATAGTGGTAAAATCAGAGGGGTTCTTTTTGGAACAGTATGAAATCAACAATGTAGAGCAAGCCACCGGTATGGAAATCCAGGAGCTGATGAGGGTTACAGGTGAGATTCAGGACTATCTGTTCGGCAATAGAGACGACTTCAATATAACAGGCGTGATAAACTCCGTCGAGGGTGAGATCTTCAATGAAAGGGAGATCGTACACATGGAGGATGTCAGGGTGCTCTTTGACAGGGGGATAATTTTAAGAAACGCCGGTGCAGTGCTTCTTTTATTTATTCTTGCATATGGGGCATTTACCGGGAAGAAGTGGCTGCTAAAAAGCCTGCTGTATGCCGCAGTATCTTATTTTATCCTGTTGGTGTTGACTGCAGGGCTGCTATTTTACGATTTCAACAGGTATTTCAACCTGTTTCATGAGGTTTTCTTTTCAAACGACTACTGGATTCTCGATCCAAGGGACAGCGTGTTGATAAATATGGTGCCACTAAACTTTTTTATCAACATAGTTAAGAGGATATTGATAATTTCCTCAGGCGCCATGACGGCAATTTTATTATTTTATTGGATCATGCTAAAAAAAGAGGTGACAAATGAAAGACGTTTTAATATTGGGAATTGA
- the rimI gene encoding ribosomal protein S18-alanine N-acetyltransferase — MTENKPVVILPMRSEHLDSVVALELRCFKVPWTRDMFEEELENPLARYFVIVTEGDIAGYAGIWHIHGEGHITNIAVDEPYRGKGFGKQLLNNLIKKGAAEGIDTFTLEVRKSNASALGLYMNCGFKAAGIRKNYYSDNGEDAVVMWRKP, encoded by the coding sequence ATGACAGAGAATAAGCCGGTAGTAATCCTGCCGATGAGAAGCGAACATTTGGATTCTGTCGTGGCATTGGAGCTTAGGTGCTTTAAGGTGCCTTGGACTAGAGATATGTTTGAAGAAGAGCTGGAAAATCCATTGGCAAGATACTTTGTAATCGTAACTGAAGGAGATATTGCAGGGTATGCAGGCATTTGGCATATTCACGGAGAAGGCCATATTACAAATATTGCTGTCGACGAGCCTTACCGAGGCAAGGGATTTGGGAAACAGCTGTTGAATAACTTGATTAAAAAGGGAGCTGCCGAAGGAATCGATACATTCACCCTTGAAGTAAGAAAAAGCAACGCCTCAGCTCTCGGCCTTTACATGAACTGTGGGTTCAAGGCCGCCGGAATAAGAAAAAACTACTATAGCGATAACGGTGAAGATGCGGTAGTGATGTGGAGGAAACCATGA
- a CDS encoding CapA family protein, which yields MKKSKKKTIAFLRLGIILIIIAVGAVGLTGLFSSDQEGTSPEFAVTIPERDFVRRVLTSPEGKYLGRKQVASFTSVGDIMYHGTQITNAYDSARGAYDFDENFMHVEKFFNAVDFAIGNFETVTAGGTPQGYPVFNAPDEVLDSIKNAGFDVLTTVNNHSLDKGRTGVLRTLEQIEERGLISTGTFSEPEEEITVLESDGIRVGLIAYTYGLNGMDSLLTPAELSYMINRIDEDKIKKDINKAKDQGCDMIFVSLHWGNEYQMSPTSQQEQLAMKIFEWGGDVILGSHPHVIQKSEIINVNGEDKFIIYSQGNFISNQRRETLPSISARNYTEDGVIVQIKIEKDMVTGKTVLKTVNYTPTWVHRYESQGRLRYEVLPVKDALNTMDLTGQTADKLRQSYENTVGKMTYYNREIR from the coding sequence ATGAAGAAATCAAAAAAGAAGACTATAGCATTTTTAAGGCTCGGGATAATACTCATAATCATCGCCGTTGGGGCTGTTGGGTTAACAGGGCTGTTCTCATCGGACCAAGAGGGAACGTCTCCTGAATTTGCCGTGACAATACCTGAGAGGGATTTTGTCAGGAGGGTATTGACGTCTCCAGAGGGAAAATATTTGGGGCGAAAGCAAGTGGCCTCGTTTACCTCGGTTGGAGATATTATGTATCATGGAACCCAAATCACAAACGCCTACGATTCTGCAAGAGGCGCTTACGACTTTGACGAGAATTTCATGCATGTGGAAAAGTTTTTCAATGCTGTAGACTTTGCAATAGGTAATTTTGAGACTGTAACTGCGGGAGGAACTCCCCAGGGATATCCTGTGTTCAATGCACCGGATGAGGTGCTGGACAGCATCAAAAATGCGGGATTCGATGTATTGACTACAGTAAACAATCATTCCCTGGATAAGGGAAGAACCGGCGTGCTAAGAACTTTGGAGCAAATAGAGGAACGAGGCCTTATTTCCACCGGCACCTTCAGTGAGCCGGAAGAGGAGATAACGGTTTTAGAAAGCGACGGAATAAGAGTAGGGCTCATCGCATATACCTACGGATTAAACGGCATGGACAGCCTTTTGACGCCTGCAGAGCTAAGCTATATGATAAACCGCATAGACGAGGATAAGATTAAGAAGGATATAAATAAAGCGAAGGACCAAGGCTGTGACATGATATTCGTATCACTGCACTGGGGAAATGAATATCAAATGTCCCCTACTTCTCAGCAGGAGCAGCTAGCTATGAAGATATTCGAATGGGGAGGGGACGTCATTTTGGGAAGTCATCCCCACGTGATTCAAAAATCCGAAATAATCAATGTAAACGGCGAGGATAAATTTATAATCTATTCTCAAGGCAACTTCATTTCCAATCAGAGAAGAGAGACCCTGCCTTCCATCAGTGCAAGAAATTATACGGAAGACGGCGTGATAGTTCAGATAAAAATAGAAAAGGATATGGTGACTGGGAAAACAGTTTTAAAAACCGTAAACTATACACCTACTTGGGTACATAGATACGAGTCCCAAGGAAGGCTCAGATATGAGGTGCTGCCTGTAAAAGATGCTTTAAATACCATGGACTTAACTGGACAGACAGCAGATAAACTGAGGCAATCCTATGAAAACACAGTTGGAAAGATGACGTATTACAACAGGGAGATTCGATGA
- a CDS encoding sensor histidine kinase, whose translation MFKELYRKLTIMNALILIAFLLIFSYSIVGFSNAAFNSSAKSTLVERKEHIVSMIYRFDTLEITLPDETHWSGGSSQSDYSRIDYVIWDEDLKLANLSVLRENLMDQTYVYAQQVMTTKKDSFTSITLSGVKFRLYSSYVETPNGKGAVVQVYQSRLIDDLVTRQIFLVVMGIGVFSVIILIFISAHMAKKSLEPVRRAYERQKEFIADASHELRTPLTIIKTTAELLGMKEQETIMENSKWLENISSETENMSKLIQNLLTLAQADNNQIPVFMGDVDLSKLVRETGEKFELIARDKDIEFESIISDNVHLTGDKDKLNQLLVILLDNGIKYTPEKGKISISLMHTTDKAIITVKDTGMGISEGDIDKIFERFYRVDKARSRDQGGAGLGLSIANWIVREHKGKISVESEPDKGSSFIVELPKKRK comes from the coding sequence ATGTTTAAAGAACTGTACAGAAAGCTTACAATAATGAACGCACTTATTCTGATTGCGTTTCTACTTATATTTTCATATTCCATAGTGGGGTTTTCAAACGCCGCTTTCAATTCCTCTGCAAAGAGCACGCTGGTGGAGCGCAAGGAACATATCGTATCGATGATATACAGATTCGACACCCTGGAAATAACCTTGCCAGATGAGACTCACTGGTCAGGGGGAAGCTCTCAGAGCGACTATTCTAGAATTGATTACGTGATATGGGATGAGGATCTGAAGCTTGCGAATTTAAGCGTTCTACGTGAGAATCTGATGGATCAGACATACGTATATGCCCAACAGGTAATGACCACAAAGAAGGACAGCTTTACAAGCATAACCCTTTCAGGGGTTAAATTCAGACTATATAGTTCCTATGTGGAAACACCAAACGGGAAAGGCGCTGTCGTTCAGGTTTATCAGTCCAGACTGATTGATGACCTTGTAACCAGGCAGATTTTTCTGGTAGTTATGGGCATAGGAGTTTTCAGCGTGATAATACTGATTTTTATCAGTGCCCACATGGCAAAAAAATCTCTTGAGCCTGTACGAAGGGCTTATGAAAGACAGAAGGAATTTATTGCAGATGCCAGCCATGAGCTTAGGACTCCCCTTACGATCATAAAGACCACCGCCGAGCTTCTAGGGATGAAGGAACAAGAAACGATTATGGAAAACTCCAAGTGGCTTGAGAATATATCCAGTGAAACTGAAAACATGAGCAAGCTTATACAAAATCTGCTCACCCTTGCTCAGGCGGACAACAATCAGATACCGGTTTTTATGGGCGACGTAGATCTGAGCAAGCTAGTCAGGGAGACAGGGGAGAAGTTTGAGCTCATCGCTAGGGACAAGGATATCGAATTTGAAAGCATAATTTCTGACAACGTTCATTTGACGGGAGACAAAGACAAGTTAAACCAGCTGCTGGTCATCCTGCTGGACAACGGCATAAAATACACCCCGGAGAAGGGAAAAATATCCATATCCCTGATGCATACAACGGACAAGGCTATAATAACGGTAAAAGATACGGGAATGGGAATATCAGAAGGAGATATCGACAAGATTTTTGAACGTTTCTACAGAGTGGACAAGGCCCGCTCTAGGGATCAGGGCGGCGCAGGGCTTGGACTGAGCATTGCCAACTGGATAGTCAGGGAGCACAAGGGAAAAATCAGTGTAGAAAGCGAACCTGACAAGGGAAGCAGCTTTATAGTTGAGCTGCCTAAGAAAAGAAAATAA
- a CDS encoding response regulator transcription factor, with protein MKILFVEDEKKVTEALQELCKLQNIQCDIANDGEEGLLYALNQIYDVIVLDIMLPGKDGIEILREIRKKGSKTPVLMLTAKDTVEDKVKGLDSGADDYLVKPFSAKELFARIRALGRRIESDYMENVVEIGNFTFDLDNFIATVDGNPLKLSYKEGLLLEMLIKRPDQVFSREQILDRVWGFDAEVNENNIEIYIHNLRKKLKNTNIKIETLRSIGYKLKVMD; from the coding sequence ATGAAAATACTATTTGTAGAAGATGAAAAGAAGGTTACCGAAGCGCTGCAGGAGCTTTGCAAATTACAAAACATCCAATGCGACATAGCAAACGATGGAGAGGAAGGTCTCTTATACGCACTAAATCAGATTTACGATGTGATAGTGCTGGATATAATGCTTCCTGGCAAGGATGGCATTGAAATACTCCGGGAAATAAGAAAAAAAGGAAGCAAAACGCCGGTTTTGATGTTGACTGCAAAGGACACGGTGGAAGACAAGGTAAAGGGTTTGGACTCAGGGGCAGATGACTATCTGGTCAAGCCATTTTCCGCAAAAGAGCTTTTTGCCAGGATCAGGGCTCTCGGTAGAAGGATTGAATCAGATTATATGGAAAACGTCGTAGAGATAGGTAATTTTACCTTCGATTTGGACAATTTCATCGCCACTGTAGACGGAAATCCGCTGAAGCTTTCCTATAAGGAAGGACTTCTTCTTGAAATGCTCATCAAAAGGCCGGATCAAGTTTTCAGCAGAGAGCAGATATTAGACCGAGTCTGGGGCTTTGATGCAGAAGTCAACGAAAACAACATAGAGATATACATACATAATCTAAGGAAAAAGCTTAAGAATACAAATATTAAAATAGAAACATTAAGAAGCATAGGATACAAACTTAAGGTGATGGATTAG